In the Leptotrichia sp. oral taxon 847 genome, one interval contains:
- a CDS encoding proline--tRNA ligase has product MRLSKAFLKTYKEAPKEAEVVSHQLMLRASMIRQLTRGVYSYLPLGYKVLKKIEKIVREEMDRAGAQEILMPVLQPASLWEESGRWFAYGPELMRMKDRNEREFALGPTHEEVVTDIVRNMIGSYKELPVNLYQIQTKFRDEMRPRFGLMRGREFLMKDAYSFHLTKESLDEEFLNMKNAYSRVLERMELKFRAVDADSGSIGGNASNEFMVLAENGEDDILYSDSSDYAANVEKATSIIELKESTEEKLPKELVETPNTKTIKELSEFLNIPEEKTVKAVMLKEVLEHKVNYVLALIRGDLDVNEIKLKNAVNASMELEMMTEEECEKFGLVPGFAGSYERKEGLTVVIDETVKYVINFALGANKKDYHFINVNLEDLHYDVVADIRTARAGDISPDGKGVLKIARGMEVGHIFKLGDKYSKALNAKVLDENGKQQVILMGCYGIGVSRLMSAVIEQKNDEYGIIWPKSIAPYIVDVIITNMKDETQVKFAEKIYNELKENNVEVVLDDRNERAGFKFKDADLIGFPLKVVIGKGAASGIVEIKERATGKSMEIKSEEVLKFIEEFLEK; this is encoded by the coding sequence ATGAGATTATCAAAGGCATTTTTAAAAACATATAAGGAAGCGCCAAAAGAAGCGGAAGTAGTGAGTCATCAGTTAATGTTGAGAGCGTCAATGATTAGACAGCTGACGAGAGGGGTTTACAGTTATTTGCCATTGGGATATAAGGTTTTGAAGAAAATTGAAAAAATTGTTAGAGAAGAGATGGATAGAGCTGGTGCGCAGGAAATACTTATGCCAGTTTTGCAACCGGCTTCACTTTGGGAAGAATCAGGAAGATGGTTCGCTTATGGTCCTGAACTTATGAGAATGAAGGATAGAAATGAAAGAGAATTTGCGTTGGGGCCTACACATGAGGAAGTGGTAACTGATATTGTGAGAAATATGATTGGTTCGTATAAGGAATTGCCTGTAAATTTGTATCAAATTCAAACAAAATTTAGAGATGAAATGCGTCCACGATTTGGATTAATGAGAGGTAGAGAATTTTTAATGAAAGATGCTTATAGTTTCCACTTAACAAAAGAATCGTTGGATGAGGAATTTTTGAATATGAAAAATGCTTATTCAAGAGTTTTGGAAAGAATGGAACTAAAATTTAGAGCGGTTGATGCAGATTCTGGTTCGATTGGTGGGAATGCTTCAAATGAATTTATGGTACTTGCTGAAAATGGAGAAGATGATATTTTGTATAGTGATTCATCAGATTATGCTGCAAATGTTGAAAAAGCTACAAGTATTATTGAATTGAAAGAAAGTACAGAAGAAAAATTACCGAAAGAATTGGTGGAAACGCCTAATACCAAGACAATTAAGGAATTGTCAGAATTTTTGAATATTCCAGAAGAAAAAACTGTTAAAGCGGTTATGTTGAAGGAAGTGTTGGAACATAAGGTAAATTATGTGTTGGCACTTATTCGTGGAGATTTGGATGTAAATGAAATTAAATTGAAAAATGCAGTGAATGCTTCGATGGAATTGGAAATGATGACAGAAGAAGAATGTGAAAAATTTGGATTGGTCCCTGGATTTGCAGGCTCTTATGAGAGAAAAGAAGGACTTACAGTTGTTATTGATGAAACAGTAAAATATGTGATAAATTTTGCGTTAGGAGCAAATAAAAAGGATTATCACTTTATTAATGTTAATTTGGAAGACTTGCATTATGATGTGGTTGCTGATATTAGGACGGCTAGAGCGGGAGATATTTCGCCAGATGGAAAAGGTGTGCTAAAAATTGCTCGTGGAATGGAAGTTGGACACATTTTTAAATTGGGAGATAAGTATTCAAAAGCATTAAATGCGAAAGTTTTGGATGAAAATGGAAAGCAGCAAGTTATTTTAATGGGATGTTATGGAATCGGAGTTTCGAGACTGATGTCAGCGGTAATTGAGCAAAAAAATGACGAATATGGAATTATCTGGCCAAAATCAATTGCACCGTATATTGTAGATGTGATTATTACTAATATGAAAGATGAAACGCAAGTAAAATTTGCTGAAAAAATTTACAATGAATTAAAAGAAAATAATGTGGAAGTTGTACTGGACGATAGAAACGAAAGAGCTGGTTTTAAATTTAAAGATGCCGACTTGATTGGTTTTCCGTTAAAAGTAGTGATTGGAAAAGGCGCAGCCAGTGGAATTGTAGAGATTAAAGAGAGAGCAACTGGTAAGAGTATGGAAATTAAGAGCGAGGAAGTTTTAAAATTTATTGAAGAGTTTTTGGAAAAATAA
- a CDS encoding lysozyme inhibitor LprI family protein produces MKKLVISLVVLIFALSCSKGSKENKTERISKVDSGNFTEVQASKNEKEKETQSQESSYSKGRNETKNQSNSFNVASNGNYTKELKAKMKKVEERLQSKLDSGVTSEMVNANDELYKAWDVELNKVYKLLMERLPNGEKEKLKNTQRAWVKNKEVKANEAAKEAEGGTLANVLYSGTIADLIKNRTIELAKMYDDLK; encoded by the coding sequence ATGAAAAAACTAGTAATTTCTCTAGTTGTATTAATTTTTGCTCTTAGTTGCTCTAAGGGAAGTAAAGAAAATAAGACAGAAAGAATTTCAAAGGTGGATTCGGGAAATTTTACAGAAGTTCAGGCATCTAAAAATGAAAAAGAAAAAGAAACTCAAAGTCAGGAAAGTTCTTATAGTAAAGGTAGAAATGAAACTAAGAATCAAAGTAACAGCTTTAATGTGGCATCAAATGGAAATTATACCAAAGAACTAAAAGCAAAAATGAAAAAAGTGGAAGAAAGATTACAAAGTAAACTTGATTCAGGAGTAACTTCAGAGATGGTAAATGCAAATGATGAACTTTATAAAGCGTGGGATGTTGAGTTAAATAAAGTGTATAAACTACTTATGGAAAGATTGCCTAATGGTGAAAAAGAAAAATTGAAAAATACTCAAAGAGCTTGGGTAAAAAATAAAGAAGTAAAAGCTAATGAAGCAGCGAAAGAAGCTGAAGGAGGAACTTTAGCGAACGTACTGTATTCAGGCACAATAGCAGATTTGATAAAAAATAGAACAATTGAACTGGCTAAGATGTACGATGATTTAAAATAG
- a CDS encoding DUF441 domain-containing protein has product MESYIFLILILLVGTVKFNKSIVYATIFVILLKILFDISKFYNFKFLDIEKFITQFRKNGINWGVLVITVAILIPIATGEIRFYHLFNAFKSPIGWITIFSGILVSILSAKGVSLLSNQPEITVTLIAGTVIGVVFLRGIAAGPVIASGITFCILKIVSLFFK; this is encoded by the coding sequence TTGGAAAGTTATATATTTTTAATCTTAATTTTATTAGTTGGAACTGTAAAATTTAATAAATCTATCGTTTATGCAACCATTTTTGTTATTCTTTTAAAAATTTTATTCGATATTTCAAAATTTTATAATTTCAAATTTTTAGACATTGAAAAATTTATTACACAATTTAGGAAAAATGGTATTAACTGGGGAGTTTTAGTCATTACAGTTGCAATTTTAATTCCGATTGCCACTGGAGAAATTAGATTTTATCACTTATTTAACGCTTTCAAATCTCCAATTGGATGGATTACCATTTTTAGTGGAATTTTGGTATCGATTTTATCTGCAAAAGGGGTGTCATTACTCTCAAATCAGCCAGAAATTACAGTAACTTTGATTGCTGGAACTGTAATTGGAGTTGTCTTTTTGCGCGGAATTGCAGCTGGACCTGTCATTGCAAGCGGAATCACATTTTGTATATTAAAAATTGTATCATTATTTTTTAAATAA
- a CDS encoding DHH family phosphoesterase has translation MKKIFRGNITPKEIIKKIKNSKNIVLTAHINPDGDALGSLLAFYFIIKKFDEKKNIQIVVDDELPKYMRHFEDTKLILSYEKFFQKNDLKNKKNDLFISLDCANEERYQKSLEIKKQSKISINIDHHISNTEHADFNYIEDICSTAELLYQFLEIFDIELDERISTYLYLGIINDTGNFRHDNVTEHTFFVCSKLIRAGADNHKIANIIFAVSEKKIDFFGEVYKNKKIDHNYDFAYYYLTHKKMKELGIEKDDTDGIAEMLLKIEGMEISLFAREESDGTIKGSFRANEKYNVNELAQNFGGGGHIKAAGFKTKLTFDEILKKVYEKFEVL, from the coding sequence ATGAAAAAAATTTTTAGAGGGAATATTACGCCAAAAGAAATTATAAAAAAAATAAAAAATTCAAAAAATATTGTGTTGACAGCTCACATAAATCCAGATGGAGATGCATTAGGCTCACTTTTAGCATTTTATTTTATAATAAAAAAATTTGACGAAAAAAAAAATATTCAAATTGTAGTAGATGATGAATTACCAAAATATATGCGTCATTTTGAGGATACAAAACTTATTTTAAGTTATGAAAAATTCTTTCAAAAAAATGACTTGAAAAATAAAAAAAATGATTTATTTATAAGTCTTGATTGCGCAAATGAAGAGCGTTATCAAAAATCTTTGGAAATAAAAAAACAAAGCAAAATTTCAATAAATATTGATCATCACATAAGTAATACAGAACACGCAGATTTTAATTATATCGAAGATATTTGCAGTACAGCTGAGCTTCTGTATCAGTTTTTAGAAATATTTGATATTGAATTAGATGAAAGAATTTCGACGTATTTGTATCTTGGGATAATTAATGACACGGGAAATTTCAGGCACGATAATGTTACTGAACACACATTTTTTGTCTGTTCCAAATTAATTAGAGCGGGAGCAGATAATCATAAAATTGCTAATATAATTTTTGCTGTCAGCGAGAAAAAAATAGATTTTTTCGGTGAAGTTTATAAAAACAAAAAAATTGATCATAACTACGATTTTGCGTATTATTATTTGACACACAAAAAAATGAAAGAGTTGGGAATTGAGAAGGATGACACTGATGGAATAGCAGAAATGCTTTTAAAAATAGAAGGTATGGAAATTTCACTTTTTGCAAGAGAAGAATCAGATGGTACGATAAAAGGAAGTTTTCGTGCAAATGAAAAATACAATGTAAATGAATTGGCGCAAAATTTTGGCGGCGGTGGTCATATAAAAGCGGCAGGATTTAAAACTAAATTGACTTTTGACGAAATTTTAAAAAAAGTGTATGAAAAATTTGAAGTTTTGTAA
- a CDS encoding SPOR domain-containing protein gives MSYRLNPYKILRSVVILIIIICLVVVTINFKKTKEATTNEIKKDVKLRTKDFYKSKDYKNNLTLPEKNIEDNNQNVINELKTDENKTKNINLKDIQKDQNEKNQAEKNQTEKKNEDIKKAQQEIKEQQKKAQQELEKRKQKEKEEAAKIEREKAQKAKALAAQQKAKKEAEKGPKKYIQVASVKTEATAKSIVKKLGGNFYYKKTVVNGRKAYVVMSNMTNDPAKLNSMQNTVKSRYGGGYMIRGGK, from the coding sequence ATGAGTTATCGATTAAATCCGTATAAAATTTTGAGAAGTGTGGTAATTTTAATAATTATTATTTGTCTAGTAGTGGTTACTATCAACTTTAAAAAAACTAAAGAAGCTACAACTAATGAAATAAAGAAAGATGTAAAACTTAGAACAAAAGATTTTTACAAATCAAAAGACTACAAAAATAATTTAACATTGCCAGAAAAAAACATTGAAGACAACAATCAAAATGTTATAAATGAATTAAAGACAGATGAAAATAAAACAAAAAATATAAATTTAAAAGATATTCAGAAAGATCAGAATGAGAAAAATCAAGCTGAGAAGAATCAAACTGAGAAAAAAAATGAAGATATCAAAAAAGCGCAGCAGGAAATCAAGGAGCAGCAAAAAAAAGCACAACAAGAATTAGAAAAACGAAAACAAAAAGAAAAAGAAGAAGCCGCAAAGATTGAAAGAGAAAAAGCGCAAAAGGCAAAAGCTCTAGCAGCACAGCAAAAAGCTAAGAAAGAAGCTGAAAAAGGTCCTAAAAAATACATTCAAGTGGCATCTGTAAAAACAGAAGCAACCGCCAAAAGTATAGTAAAAAAATTAGGAGGAAATTTTTATTATAAAAAGACAGTTGTAAACGGGAGAAAAGCATATGTTGTAATGTCAAATATGACAAATGACCCAGCAAAATTAAATTCTATGCAAAATACTGTTAAATCCAGATATGGTGGTGGTTATATGATAAGAGGTGGAAAATAA
- a CDS encoding 5'-methylthioadenosine/adenosylhomocysteine nucleosidase: MIGIIGAVDEEATEIKKEIKDVKEELIKGISFFRGKFNEKEVVFVQSGIGKVNAAITTTLLIENFDVKTVIFSGVAGSLNESLKVGDVVAGVDVVYHDVDATAFGYKIGQIPQMKQWAFESDKNLLEKVQNISHKVILGRILTGDQFISKKDVKIKLGKDFSALCVDMESGAVAQVCSRLNVKFLIIRSISDSLTDESDMEYNSFVKLAAKNSKEILKEII; encoded by the coding sequence ATGATTGGGATTATAGGAGCTGTCGATGAAGAAGCAACAGAAATAAAAAAAGAAATTAAAGATGTAAAGGAGGAACTGATAAAGGGAATTTCTTTCTTTCGTGGAAAATTTAATGAGAAAGAAGTCGTTTTTGTTCAGTCAGGAATTGGAAAAGTGAATGCTGCGATTACGACGACGCTATTAATAGAAAACTTTGATGTTAAAACTGTTATTTTTTCTGGTGTTGCTGGTTCATTAAATGAAAGTTTAAAAGTGGGAGATGTTGTTGCGGGAGTTGATGTTGTTTATCACGATGTCGATGCTACAGCGTTTGGCTATAAAATAGGGCAGATTCCACAGATGAAACAGTGGGCTTTTGAATCGGATAAAAATCTTTTGGAAAAAGTTCAAAATATAAGTCATAAAGTTATTTTGGGAAGAATTTTGACTGGAGATCAGTTTATTAGTAAGAAAGACGTGAAAATAAAACTGGGTAAGGATTTTTCGGCGCTTTGTGTAGATATGGAAAGTGGCGCTGTCGCACAGGTTTGTAGCCGTCTAAATGTTAAATTTTTAATAATTCGCTCTATTTCGGACAGCCTTACTGATGAATCGGATATGGAATATAACAGTTTTGTAAAATTGGCGGCAAAAAATTCAAAAGAGATTTTAAAAGAAATAATATAA
- a CDS encoding D-alanine--D-alanine ligase, giving the protein MGKIRVGVIRGGVSTEREISLKTGSEIVANLNRDKYEVFDIVIDKENEVFEKVKDLNLDFAYIALHGVFGEDGRIQAILQSLGVAYSGPGVMSSAVCMDKEFSKRIVAGYGVRIAKWISVRRGETANFDEIKEKLGDEVVVKPNSGGSSIGVSFVSNQKELDKGLDLVFSMDKEALIEEVLTGVEISVPVIDGKVFPTIRIEALAGDYFDFESKYAKGGAKEYVYEFSEKVQSEINRFAKDSYYGLKCEGFSRIDFMVVNEDTPYFMEVNTLPGMTAASLLPKSTASLGYNYEQTLDLLINSSINVER; this is encoded by the coding sequence ATGGGTAAAATAAGAGTAGGAGTAATAAGAGGTGGAGTTTCAACAGAAAGAGAAATCTCGTTGAAAACTGGAAGTGAGATTGTAGCAAATTTGAATAGGGACAAATATGAAGTGTTTGATATTGTAATTGACAAGGAAAATGAAGTTTTTGAAAAAGTAAAAGATTTGAATCTTGATTTTGCTTATATTGCACTTCATGGAGTTTTCGGGGAAGATGGAAGGATACAGGCTATTTTACAAAGTCTTGGAGTGGCATACAGTGGACCTGGCGTGATGTCAAGTGCAGTTTGTATGGACAAGGAATTTTCTAAAAGAATTGTCGCAGGATACGGAGTTAGAATTGCAAAATGGATAAGCGTGCGTCGTGGAGAAACTGCGAATTTCGATGAAATAAAAGAAAAATTAGGAGATGAAGTTGTCGTAAAACCAAATAGCGGAGGTTCAAGTATTGGAGTAAGTTTTGTTTCTAATCAAAAAGAACTTGACAAAGGTCTTGATTTAGTATTTAGTATGGATAAGGAAGCTTTAATTGAAGAAGTTTTGACGGGAGTTGAAATAAGTGTGCCGGTAATTGATGGGAAAGTTTTTCCAACTATAAGAATAGAAGCGCTTGCAGGAGATTACTTTGACTTTGAATCTAAATATGCAAAAGGTGGAGCAAAAGAATACGTCTATGAATTTAGCGAAAAAGTTCAAAGTGAAATAAATAGATTTGCAAAAGATAGCTATTATGGACTAAAATGCGAAGGGTTTTCAAGAATAGACTTTATGGTGGTAAATGAAGACACGCCATATTTTATGGAAGTAAATACATTACCTGGAATGACAGCTGCAAGTTTACTACCTAAGAGTACAGCATCTCTGGGTTATAACTATGAACAGACACTAGATTTACTTATAAATTCTTCAATTAATGTGGAGAGATAA
- a CDS encoding Hsp33 family molecular chaperone HslO — protein sequence MVKKSELIRGTSKCARFFVCDTTQVVKEAQNIHRLDAIATVNFGKLLTAAAMMGKDLKVADGLISLEISGDGAYGKMVATANMKGYVKGYVGNTSNAKLVDKDGNFVRDEKGRIKLIGDGIMQVRKDIGLKVPFSGMVALKNQDIADIVASYFLHSEQIKSVVALGVKLNEDGTVNRAGGYLIQLLPGVEDTFIDKLEDKLKQIRSITELLNGGFSLERIVELLYEDISVFEETEDVDGNHKKKYVENFEILEKSEIEYKCNCSRDTFFKGLITLGKEQIDEILKEQGKIEVECHFCGEKHQFEKKDFEGEF from the coding sequence ATGGTAAAAAAATCAGAATTGATAAGAGGGACGAGTAAATGTGCCAGATTTTTTGTCTGTGATACTACACAAGTTGTGAAAGAAGCACAAAATATACACAGACTGGATGCGATTGCAACGGTTAATTTTGGAAAACTCCTTACTGCCGCAGCTATGATGGGAAAGGATTTGAAAGTGGCAGATGGGCTTATTTCGTTGGAAATAAGTGGCGATGGTGCCTATGGAAAAATGGTTGCAACTGCGAATATGAAAGGCTATGTAAAAGGATATGTTGGAAATACTTCAAATGCTAAACTTGTAGACAAAGATGGAAATTTTGTAAGAGATGAAAAAGGGAGAATAAAGCTTATTGGCGATGGAATAATGCAAGTTAGAAAAGATATTGGACTAAAAGTGCCGTTTTCAGGAATGGTTGCGCTAAAAAATCAAGATATAGCGGACATTGTCGCAAGTTATTTTTTACATTCAGAGCAAATAAAATCCGTTGTTGCGCTTGGAGTAAAACTTAACGAAGATGGAACTGTAAATCGTGCAGGAGGTTATTTAATCCAGCTTCTTCCTGGTGTAGAAGATACTTTTATAGATAAACTGGAAGATAAATTGAAGCAAATCAGAAGTATCACAGAGTTATTAAACGGAGGATTTAGTCTTGAGAGAATAGTTGAACTTTTATATGAAGATATTTCGGTGTTTGAAGAAACTGAAGATGTTGATGGAAATCATAAAAAGAAATATGTTGAGAATTTTGAAATTTTGGAAAAAAGTGAAATTGAGTATAAATGTAACTGTTCAAGAGATACATTTTTTAAGGGTTTAATTACTTTGGGAAAAGAGCAAATTGATGAAATCTTAAAAGAGCAGGGAAAAATTGAAGTGGAATGTCATTTTTGTGGGGAAAAACATCAATTTGAAAAAAAAGATTTTGAAGGAGAGTTTTAA
- the lysS gene encoding lysine--tRNA ligase, whose translation MSNQKNQTPNDNGIIKEKLKKVAELKEMGIEPYGRTYDKENDIAEINKYDETYDKVFKTAGRIVGFRRMGKNGFGKLQDPTGQIQYYVKKEEVGEEQYEIYKKLGLGDFLGIEGTLFRTKTGELTLRVKSFEVLSKNVRPLPEKFHGLTNVETRYRQRYVDLVMNREVMETMKKRFQVIRFFRNYLEKKGFTEVETPMMHPIAGGATARPFVTHHNALDMELFLRIAPELYLKRLLVGGFEKVFEINRSFRNEGISVKHNPEFTMMELYQAYADFNDMMDLTEDLISNLTLELHGKYDIEYEDKTINMAKPWRRVTMKEIVKEKTGFDFDSISDDEEAIEKAKEFEIPLEKDKTYTKFGILNLFFEEKVEETLINPTFVTEYPKEISPLSKNQKGETEWVDRFELFISGREFANAYSELNDPQDQKERFEEQVKLKEAGDDEAQGMDLDYIRALEYGMPPAGGLGIGIDRLVMLQTNSASIRDVILFPTLRKEDIDL comes from the coding sequence ATGAGTAATCAAAAAAATCAAACGCCAAATGACAATGGTATAATAAAAGAAAAATTAAAAAAAGTGGCAGAATTAAAAGAGATGGGAATTGAGCCTTATGGAAGAACTTACGACAAAGAAAACGACATTGCCGAAATTAATAAATACGATGAAACATACGACAAAGTATTTAAAACAGCGGGAAGAATTGTAGGATTTAGAAGAATGGGGAAAAATGGATTTGGAAAGTTGCAAGATCCAACTGGACAAATTCAGTATTATGTGAAAAAAGAAGAAGTGGGAGAAGAACAATACGAAATTTATAAAAAATTGGGACTTGGAGATTTTCTTGGAATTGAAGGGACACTTTTTAGAACTAAAACAGGAGAATTGACATTAAGAGTAAAATCTTTTGAAGTGCTATCAAAAAATGTAAGACCACTTCCAGAAAAATTTCACGGACTGACTAATGTGGAAACTCGTTACAGACAAAGATATGTTGATCTGGTAATGAACAGGGAAGTTATGGAAACTATGAAAAAAAGATTTCAAGTGATACGATTTTTCAGAAATTATTTGGAGAAAAAAGGTTTTACTGAAGTTGAAACTCCGATGATGCATCCAATTGCTGGGGGAGCGACTGCAAGACCATTTGTAACACATCACAATGCTCTTGATATGGAGTTATTTTTAAGAATTGCACCAGAACTTTATTTAAAAAGATTATTAGTCGGTGGATTTGAAAAAGTGTTTGAAATAAACAGAAGTTTTAGAAATGAAGGAATTTCTGTAAAACATAATCCAGAGTTTACAATGATGGAACTTTATCAAGCTTACGCTGATTTTAACGATATGATGGATTTGACAGAAGACTTAATTTCAAATCTAACTTTAGAGCTTCACGGAAAATATGACATTGAATATGAAGATAAGACAATTAATATGGCAAAACCTTGGAGAAGGGTTACAATGAAAGAAATTGTCAAAGAGAAAACTGGATTTGATTTTGACAGTATTTCAGACGACGAAGAAGCCATAGAAAAAGCGAAAGAATTCGAAATTCCTTTAGAAAAAGATAAAACTTATACAAAATTTGGGATTTTGAATTTATTCTTTGAAGAAAAAGTGGAAGAAACGTTGATTAACCCAACATTTGTAACAGAATATCCAAAAGAAATTTCACCGCTTTCAAAAAATCAAAAAGGTGAAACTGAGTGGGTGGATAGATTTGAGCTATTTATTTCAGGAAGAGAGTTTGCAAATGCGTATTCAGAATTAAACGACCCTCAAGATCAAAAGGAAAGATTTGAAGAACAGGTTAAATTAAAAGAAGCAGGAGATGACGAAGCTCAGGGAATGGATTTAGACTACATAAGAGCACTGGAATATGGAATGCCACCTGCAGGAGGACTTGGAATTGGAATAGATAGACTTGTTATGTTACAGACAAATTCTGCTTCAATAAGAGATGTCATTTTATTTCCAACTCTTAGAAAAGAAGACATTGATTTATAA
- a CDS encoding DUF1934 family protein — protein MKIKIKSLDKFLQDYEKVFELTKVIDLDEKKEYHYSDEYGRCKIVDYNDFVEIYRRGEINSKQVFKVSKHTPFIYMTKQFHTKYKIFTKNFEKENDKMTLEYDIMDNDIVINNIKLNIYFMRK, from the coding sequence ATGAAAATAAAAATAAAAAGTTTGGACAAATTTTTACAAGATTACGAGAAAGTATTTGAACTTACGAAAGTAATAGATTTGGACGAAAAGAAAGAGTATCATTACAGCGATGAATATGGAAGGTGTAAAATCGTTGACTACAATGATTTTGTTGAGATTTACCGCCGTGGAGAAATCAATTCAAAGCAAGTATTTAAAGTCAGTAAACATACACCATTTATTTATATGACAAAGCAATTTCATACAAAATATAAAATTTTTACAAAAAATTTTGAAAAAGAAAATGACAAAATGACGTTAGAATATGATATAATGGATAATGACATTGTAATAAACAACATAAAATTAAATATTTATTTTATGAGAAAATAA
- a CDS encoding 23S rRNA (pseudouridine(1915)-N(3))-methyltransferase RlmH, whose amino-acid sequence MVRINVVCVGKVKEKYIKDGIEEFLKRLSKYVKLDIIELTEEDDNKGVKNAVDIETQRIIGTITKKNYSYSILLDLSGKMMTSVEMAEKIEKILLTNSEINFIIGGSNGVADKLREIVDFRLAFSNFTFPHQLMRLILVEQIYRWISINNNIKYHK is encoded by the coding sequence ATGGTAAGAATTAATGTAGTGTGTGTGGGGAAAGTTAAAGAAAAGTATATAAAAGATGGGATAGAAGAATTTTTAAAAAGGTTGTCAAAATATGTAAAATTGGATATAATCGAATTAACTGAAGAAGATGACAACAAAGGGGTAAAAAATGCCGTAGATATTGAAACACAGAGAATAATAGGTACAATTACTAAAAAAAATTATTCATACAGCATTTTGCTGGATTTATCTGGAAAGATGATGACATCTGTGGAGATGGCAGAAAAGATAGAAAAAATTTTGCTTACAAACAGTGAAATTAATTTTATAATCGGCGGCTCAAATGGAGTTGCTGACAAACTTAGAGAGATTGTCGATTTTAGGTTAGCATTTTCTAATTTTACATTTCCGCATCAATTGATGCGACTTATATTAGTTGAACAAATATATAGATGGATTTCGATAAATAATAATATTAAATATCATAAATAG